A genomic window from Halogeometricum borinquense DSM 11551 includes:
- a CDS encoding heme o synthase, producing MGVYLLLLVGATTALTDAAAACTAWPVCGDGFTAPTTAAGWLAVGHRLAAVLVGLLGVVTLVMAVRSGVERRVLGSMVVAGVLYPVQAALGAFVAVGGADATLSTLHLVVGMGIFGSLVLALAWVLETETGDPTDEPQGVPEPDLPPEGEHDPTIPTDPFERAKATAAAYFRLMKPRLMWLLCLVASAGMALAATTSTGLTPEIVLATLGGGVLSIGASGTFNHVLERDIDRRMERTSDRPLAVDLVPVRHAVAFGLVLAAASVALFAWVNTLAAVLGVGAILFYSVVYTLILKPNTVQNTVIGGAAGALPALIGWVAVTGEIGFGGLLLAAVIFLWTPAHFYNLALAYKDDYARGGFPMMPVVRGETETRKHTLWYLGATLIAAGALAAMEALGVVYALTSVVFGAVFLYFVVQLHYEQTESAAFRAFHASNAYLGMLLLAVVVDTLAV from the coding sequence ATGGGCGTCTATCTCTTGCTTCTCGTCGGCGCAACGACAGCTCTCACAGACGCCGCCGCGGCGTGTACCGCGTGGCCGGTCTGCGGTGACGGCTTCACCGCACCGACCACGGCGGCGGGCTGGCTGGCAGTCGGCCACCGACTGGCCGCTGTCCTCGTTGGCCTCCTCGGGGTTGTGACACTCGTCATGGCTGTCCGTTCCGGCGTTGAACGCCGGGTTCTCGGCTCGATGGTGGTTGCGGGAGTGCTCTATCCCGTTCAGGCTGCACTGGGGGCGTTCGTCGCTGTCGGCGGTGCCGACGCAACACTCTCGACGCTCCACCTTGTCGTCGGGATGGGCATCTTCGGCAGTCTCGTTCTCGCACTCGCGTGGGTGCTTGAGACAGAAACGGGCGACCCGACGGACGAACCACAGGGCGTCCCCGAACCGGATCTTCCGCCCGAGGGAGAACACGACCCGACGATTCCGACCGATCCGTTCGAGCGGGCGAAAGCGACTGCGGCCGCGTATTTCCGTCTGATGAAGCCGCGGCTGATGTGGCTCCTTTGTCTCGTCGCCTCTGCTGGCATGGCGCTTGCCGCGACGACGAGCACCGGTCTGACTCCCGAAATCGTCCTTGCGACGCTCGGTGGCGGTGTCCTCTCTATCGGTGCGTCAGGGACGTTCAACCACGTCCTCGAACGCGACATCGACCGGCGAATGGAGCGAACGAGCGACCGGCCGCTCGCAGTCGACCTCGTTCCTGTTCGGCACGCTGTTGCGTTCGGGCTGGTCTTAGCAGCGGCGTCTGTCGCACTGTTCGCGTGGGTGAACACGCTCGCGGCCGTCCTCGGCGTCGGCGCGATTCTGTTCTACAGCGTCGTCTACACGCTCATCCTGAAGCCGAACACGGTGCAGAACACCGTTATCGGCGGCGCGGCGGGGGCGCTTCCCGCACTCATCGGTTGGGTCGCTGTCACCGGTGAAATCGGCTTCGGCGGCCTCCTGCTGGCGGCGGTCATCTTCCTGTGGACGCCCGCGCACTTTTACAACCTCGCGCTGGCGTACAAGGACGACTACGCTCGCGGTGGCTTCCCGATGATGCCCGTCGTCCGCGGTGAGACGGAGACGCGAAAGCACACGCTTTGGTATCTCGGTGCGACGCTCATCGCCGCGGGCGCACTAGCGGCGATGGAAGCTCTCGGGGTCGTTTACGCCCTCACGAGCGTCGTCTTCGGCGCGGTGTTCCTCTACTTCGTCGTGCAACTTCACTACGAACAGACCGAGTCCGCGGCGTTCCGCGCGTTCCACGCCTCGAACGCCTACCTCGGAATGTTGTTGTTGGCCGTCGTCGTAGATACGCTCGCAGTCTGA
- the coxB gene encoding cytochrome c oxidase subunit II, protein MRKTRLALVSVFSVLILALFADPVAAQASASAELINDLNSRLLYVAFPITLLVEFILLYAVVKFRNNDNPLPTKENRRLEITWTVATAIILLFVGVASYGVLADDNVTHQPEEELQGDPVVVHAEAYQWGWEMSYPEDGNFTTGTEIVVPKDRPVVFEVTSRDVIHGFHVPKMGMKTDAMPGQINTVKTVPYEEDTYQGYCTEYCGVAHSQMYFSVEVVSQEEYQTWLSEQQNSSSSGNSASVEGTVEASALAQ, encoded by the coding sequence ATGCGAAAGACGCGTTTAGCACTCGTTTCGGTGTTCTCGGTGCTGATTCTCGCGCTATTTGCTGACCCTGTGGCCGCGCAGGCGTCCGCGAGCGCCGAGCTCATCAACGATCTGAACAGTAGGCTGCTGTACGTGGCCTTCCCCATCACCCTACTCGTAGAGTTCATCCTCCTCTACGCGGTGGTGAAGTTCCGTAACAACGACAACCCGCTGCCAACCAAGGAGAACCGCCGTCTCGAAATCACGTGGACCGTTGCAACGGCCATTATCCTTCTGTTCGTCGGCGTCGCCTCCTACGGCGTCCTCGCTGACGACAACGTCACCCACCAGCCAGAAGAAGAGTTGCAGGGCGACCCTGTCGTCGTCCACGCCGAAGCGTACCAGTGGGGTTGGGAGATGTCCTACCCCGAAGACGGTAACTTCACGACCGGAACCGAAATTGTCGTCCCGAAGGACCGGCCGGTCGTCTTCGAGGTGACTTCCAGGGACGTGATACACGGCTTCCACGTTCCTAAGATGGGGATGAAGACCGACGCGATGCCGGGACAGATTAACACCGTCAAGACTGTCCCTTACGAGGAAGATACCTACCAGGGCTACTGTACCGAGTACTGCGGTGTCGCTCACTCGCAGATGTACTTCAGCGTCGAAGTAGTCTCACAAGAAGAGTACCAAACGTGGCTCTCCGAACAGCAGAACAGTAGCAGTAGCGGCAACAGTGCCAGCGTCGAAGGCACCGTCGAAGCGTCCGCGCTCGCTCAGTAA
- a CDS encoding biotin--[acetyl-CoA-carboxylase] ligase, which yields MTDDPPVEFHESLGNTSLRVRQLADDGAPHGTMVVANELTAARGRTGNEWAAPPGGIWSSTLLRPDLSTEHVGRLTFAGAMAVVDAVEPLGVDARLKWPNDVVVASPSAEDAADAVPKKLAGILTEPVVDGVTVPGKPVDEVFGDDNVSVEYVLVGTGINADFDPAEVSLDRPVTTLRAEVGSVDRERVAERYRESLVARCAAAESDEGFAALLDDWRERAETLGSRVTVRRRGNADVTGIARDVSPRGGLLVETDERTVEVTEGETTRLRNAPR from the coding sequence ATGACCGACGACCCGCCGGTAGAGTTTCACGAGTCGCTGGGCAACACGAGCCTCCGCGTCCGGCAGTTGGCCGATGACGGCGCGCCCCACGGGACGATGGTCGTGGCGAACGAACTCACCGCTGCCCGCGGACGGACGGGTAACGAGTGGGCCGCCCCGCCCGGCGGTATCTGGTCGAGCACGCTTCTCCGACCCGATCTATCCACGGAACACGTCGGGCGCCTCACCTTCGCCGGGGCGATGGCCGTCGTCGATGCCGTCGAACCACTCGGCGTCGATGCGCGTCTGAAGTGGCCGAACGACGTGGTCGTAGCCAGCCCGTCTGCCGAGGACGCCGCAGACGCCGTACCGAAGAAGCTCGCCGGTATCCTCACCGAACCCGTAGTGGACGGCGTCACTGTTCCTGGAAAACCCGTAGACGAGGTGTTTGGCGACGACAACGTGTCGGTCGAGTACGTCCTCGTCGGGACGGGAATCAACGCCGACTTCGACCCTGCGGAGGTGTCGCTCGACAGGCCAGTGACGACGCTCCGGGCGGAAGTCGGGTCTGTAGACCGCGAACGCGTCGCAGAACGCTATCGTGAGTCGTTGGTCGCGCGATGTGCCGCCGCCGAATCTGACGAGGGATTCGCGGCACTCCTGGATGACTGGCGCGAACGCGCCGAGACGCTCGGGTCGCGCGTGACGGTTCGACGACGAGGCAACGCCGATGTTACCGGCATCGCACGAGATGTATCGCCGCGGGGCGGACTGCTCGTTGAGACTGACGAACGCACGGTGGAAGTGACCGAAGGAGAGACGACTCGGTTGCGAAACGCGCCGCGGTAG
- a CDS encoding adenylyltransferase/cytidyltransferase family protein, giving the protein MTRRVIAQGTFDILHPGHVHYLRDAAELGDELHVIVARRENVTHKAKPILSDRQRRDMVAAIDVVTEAHLGHTEDIFVPIERIRPDVIVLGHDQHHDADGIRAALDSRGIDCEVTRASAREPRYEDELLSTGRIIDRILDRRGDD; this is encoded by the coding sequence ATGACGAGACGAGTTATCGCCCAAGGGACGTTCGACATCCTTCATCCCGGCCACGTGCATTACCTGCGAGACGCCGCCGAACTCGGTGATGAACTCCACGTCATCGTCGCCCGCCGCGAAAACGTCACTCACAAGGCCAAACCCATCCTCTCGGACCGCCAGCGCCGCGACATGGTTGCCGCCATCGACGTGGTAACGGAAGCCCACCTCGGCCACACTGAGGATATTTTCGTTCCTATCGAGCGCATCCGTCCCGACGTTATCGTTCTCGGTCACGACCAACACCACGACGCAGACGGTATCCGCGCGGCTCTGGACTCGCGCGGCATCGACTGTGAAGTCACCCGCGCCTCCGCGCGCGAACCGCGGTACGAGGACGAACTCCTCTCGACCGGCCGCATCATCGACCGGATTCTCGACCGCCGCGGCGACGACTGA
- a CDS encoding Mov34/MPN/PAD-1 family protein, translating into MRLFRSKEILGIAEEALEFALEASKETHPNEYMGFLRGEDARQLGLDRSGTVITDVLIIPGTKSDPTSATVDSNMIPNDMRAVGSIHSHPNGVLRPSDADLDTFGQGQVHIILGHPYRRSDWRAFDQEGKPTTLDVLDVDLPDPESFFDFDEADLDLDLDDLDQ; encoded by the coding sequence ATGCGCCTCTTCCGGTCGAAAGAGATTCTCGGAATCGCCGAGGAGGCACTCGAATTCGCGTTGGAGGCGTCCAAAGAGACGCACCCCAACGAGTACATGGGATTTCTCCGCGGTGAGGACGCACGACAGCTCGGCCTCGACCGCTCGGGGACGGTCATCACGGACGTGCTGATCATCCCGGGGACGAAGTCAGACCCCACGAGTGCAACGGTGGATTCGAACATGATTCCGAACGACATGCGCGCGGTGGGTTCGATTCACTCTCACCCGAACGGCGTCCTCCGGCCGAGTGACGCTGACTTGGACACGTTCGGACAGGGGCAGGTCCATATCATCCTCGGACATCCCTATCGCAGAAGCGACTGGCGTGCGTTCGACCAAGAGGGCAAACCCACGACGCTGGATGTCCTCGACGTGGACCTCCCGGACCCCGAATCGTTCTTCGACTTCGACGAGGCAGATCTCGATCTGGACCTCGATGACCTTGATCAATGA
- a CDS encoding fructosamine kinase family protein, translated as METVCARAESQFGSAVTNAAELDGGKVGSVSRLDFADRDAVVAKVSDTPLTVEAEMLRYLDRESALPVPEVYHATTGCLLMEYVEGDGKFTEAVERDAADCLAELHEVTAEQSGFPFDTLSGPYSLPNPWTESWIDFFREFRLRDVADAAAEAGTLPSADRERVAALTSDLDSLLTEPAAPALLHGDVWSENVVVRDGHVRAFLDPAMYYGHPEIELAYILAFDTFGDAFFERYDDRRGIEDGFFETRAAVYTVFSSLELVRYSGCDKLSSLRGALTELGY; from the coding sequence CTGGAGACGGTTTGTGCCCGTGCGGAGTCGCAGTTCGGTTCGGCCGTGACAAACGCCGCTGAACTCGACGGTGGGAAGGTGGGGTCTGTCTCCCGACTCGACTTCGCCGACCGCGATGCCGTCGTCGCCAAAGTCAGTGACACACCGCTGACCGTCGAAGCCGAGATGCTCCGGTATCTCGACCGTGAGTCGGCGCTTCCGGTCCCCGAAGTGTATCACGCGACAACTGGCTGCCTTCTCATGGAGTACGTCGAGGGAGATGGAAAATTCACTGAGGCAGTCGAACGAGATGCTGCGGACTGCCTCGCCGAACTCCACGAAGTGACCGCCGAGCAGTCAGGATTCCCGTTCGATACGCTAAGTGGCCCGTACAGTCTCCCGAACCCGTGGACTGAGTCGTGGATCGACTTCTTCCGCGAGTTCCGACTGCGCGACGTAGCCGACGCGGCGGCCGAGGCGGGAACGCTGCCATCCGCAGACCGAGAACGCGTCGCGGCCCTCACATCAGACCTCGACAGTTTGCTCACCGAACCGGCTGCGCCCGCCCTGCTCCACGGCGACGTCTGGTCCGAGAACGTCGTCGTCCGCGACGGCCACGTACGGGCATTTTTGGACCCTGCGATGTACTACGGCCACCCAGAGATCGAACTCGCCTACATCCTCGCCTTCGACACGTTCGGTGACGCGTTCTTCGAGCGGTACGACGACCGGCGAGGCATCGAAGACGGGTTCTTCGAGACGCGTGCGGCGGTGTATACCGTCTTCTCCTCGCTCGAACTGGTTCGATACTCCGGCTGCGACAAACTCTCGTCACTCCGCGGCGCGTTGACGGAACTGGGGTACTGA